A stretch of DNA from Deinococcota bacterium:
GTGGGCGCCTTGTCGAGGAAGAGCAGGTGGCCCGACTGCTCACCGCCCAAGGTGAGGCCCTCGGCCTTGAGCGCCTCCAAGACGTAGCGGTCGCCGACCTGGGTACGCAGCATCCTGACGCCACGCTCGCGCAGGTAGTGCTCGACGCCCAGATTGCTCATCAAGGTAGCCACCACCGCCGTCTCGTGGCGGCTGAGGGCGCACATCGCCAGGATGTGGTCGCCCGAGACGAGGCGGCCCCGCCGGTCCACCAGCAGCGCCCGGTCGGCGTCGCCGTCAAAGGCCACGCCCGCGTCCAGCCCCTGCGCCCTCACCCGCTCCTGGAGCCCCGCGATATGCGTCGAGCCGCAGTCCACGTTGATGTTGACGCCGTCGGGCTCGGCGTTGATGACCGTAAGCCGGGCGCCGATGTCGCCAAACAGGCGCGGGGCGAGCTGGTAGCTCGCGCCGTGGGCGCAGTCGAGCGCCACGCGCATGCCGTCCAGCGAAGGCGCCTGCTCGAGCAGGAAGCTGTAGTAGTCGTCGTCCTGGTGCCGGTAGCGGCTCGAGCCGCCGATGGCCGCGCCGGTGACGAGGGGCAGCTCAGGGTTTTCCAGGCGGCTCTCGATCTCGGCCTCGCGCGCGTCGGGGAGCTTTTCGCCGTCGGCGCCGAAAAGCTTGATGCCGTTGTCGTAGTAGGGGTTGTGCGAGGCGCTCACCATGATGCCCGCGTCGGCGCCGCGCGCCTTGCAGAGGTAAGACACGGCGGGCGTGGGCATCACCCCCAGAAAGACGGTATCGGCGCCTCTCGAGT
This window harbors:
- the glmM gene encoding phosphoglucosamine mutase — encoded protein: MTERPMKRLYFGTDGIRGVAGQAPLTAEFAFRMGVAAAETLKNGDRPSFIIGMDTRRSGPMLAHAVAAGLNSRGADTVFLGVMPTPAVSYLCKARGADAGIMVSASHNPYYDNGIKLFGADGEKLPDAREAEIESRLENPELPLVTGAAIGGSSRYRHQDDDYYSFLLEQAPSLDGMRVALDCAHGASYQLAPRLFGDIGARLTVINAEPDGVNINVDCGSTHIAGLQERVRAQGLDAGVAFDGDADRALLVDRRGRLVSGDHILAMCALSRHETAVVATLMSNLGVEHYLRERGVRMLRTQVGDRYVLEALKAEGLTLGGEQSGHLLFLDKAPTGDGLLTALQTLRVVRESGKPLDAWVDDIPLYPQTLVNVRVADKAGVAERPQVKRALESAQRRLNGQGRINLRPSGTEPLIRVMVEGPSQEAIEMIANDIAAVVASG